TggttatttaaaacaaaaggcaaaaaaaccgAAGTGGATgtaccttttttctttgtattcagGCTGAAAAATTTATGTTTGCGTCTACGGAAGCAAACAGGCAGTGTGCCCTGAACTCCAGCTTGACGGTAAAGCTATCACCATTGAACAGCCAGTTAAAACACTCAAGGTGGAGTGCTATGATTTCTCAAGTTAGGCAACCTTGTTCTTAACTCTAAGCGTCACTCTTCTGTCTCTTAAAACGGGGATAGTGGTGTGCACTGAAAGAGATGATGctgtaagaaaggaaagaggtaAAATCTTGACTGACTCAATTGAAGGTACAAACAACAGCATTATAGAGGGCCACCTTACAGTTGCAGgaaaaatctttgcttttaaCTATGGTCAGTTTCCTCCTCTGGATAATATTCTTCAAAATCTTTCTGCTGTGCCATACAATCTAATAAACTCCTTTAGCAGTAATTTGGCACCAAACTCAACCCAGAACTTAAGACAGAGAACTGAGTTTCTGTAGACTGACTTGTGAACTCAGTGAAATGATGTGGTTTCCCCAAAGCCTTTAGCCTTCCCTTGAGCCAAAGCTGACCTTGTGTAACATCTCACATCCTCTTACTGGAGCGAAACAGTGACAAAGGCAGAAaagtgcacagaaagcaaaagttcACTCTCCttcacacagagctgtgctctggggcTGAAGCATACTGCTGGAACAAGGGATGGATGCAGATGCCATGCAAGCATATCTCACAGATGACAAAGGAATAACAAAGACTCTCTGCCACCAGAGAGTCTTTATACTTTCTTCAAAAGCACGGATCATATGCTCAAGTTAGTTTTCAAGTGAGCTTTGAGATCTGCTTGAAGTTTTATATTTCTCTAAATATCTATGCTTGGCAGAAGCACTTCTGTAGCCTACTTAGCTAAGCAAGCTGTGGTAGCTATATTCCTGTGTCACAACTGCTGCTGTTAGTGTGCTAAAGGTCAGGGAAGGAAGGGATTCCAGTAGATAGGCATACATACATAAACCATGTATTGTGCTTGGAACTTATTTACAGTGGTATAATATAGCCTTACAAACAAGAAGTCAGAATAAGCAGCGATGATTCAGCTACTCATAAAACAACAGCTTACACTGTAAGGATTCATCCAGCATGATTCAGAGAACAGAGCTGGTAAGACAGCTTAGAGATCTAGGAGAAACACAAAGCATATGCACTTTATATTTGCAGTTAAATGGCAGCTTACAAATAATGCTGTTTAATAACACTTCTCTGGCTAGCAATAGAGCTCATTCTTAGGTTCCCACTTTAAGTACataatcttttccttcttcagactAAGTTCCAGTGAAGGAAAATACTAGGCTTGCACTTACAAAGGACCAGACTGCAATGGTTCCTGAAATGCTTCACAGATTTATATTAGGATGTGCTGCTGTTACTCggatttttaaacagaatataGTTCAGAACTAACTTTGTGCtgcatttcaaaagcttttccaaacaaacaaaaaaaaaaaaaaaaaaaaaaaaaacaccacaaaaaaaacccaaaaaacagaaaacaacccaaaaaaacaaaacaccctgataaagcttgctttcttgttttggcACCTAGTTTAGtacttctcacagaatcacagaatcaccaaggttggaaaagaccttcaagatcatccagtccaaccaaccacctattaccaatagccctcactaaaccatgtccctcaacacaacatccagcctttccttgaacacctccagggtcggtgactccaccacctccctgggcagtccattccagtgcctgaccactctttcagaaaagtactatctcctaatatccaacctaaatctccccggcgtagcttgaagccattccctctaatTCTACTAGTTACAtgagaagaggccgacccccagctcactacaacctcccttcgggcagttgtagagagcaataaggtctcctctgagcctcctcttctctaggctgaacaatcccagctccctcagccacccCTCacaaggcctgtgctccagactcctcaccagctttgttgcccttctttgaacccgctccagggcctcaatgtcttttttgcaGGCATacttctgcagagagctgggacttTCTAGCAGGGAACAGAGAAATTCCCAGAATAGGTGACAAGTCTCTGATATTCCAgcttttgcattcattttacaAACTGCCACATGAAATCATTTCTAACCATTGTATTTGGTTTCATAAAAGAGGCGAACTCTTTATTCACATTTATAACACTACTTTATTCACATTTGAAATATCAGTGCTTACTGTCAGATGGCATGTGTACAAGTCGGCTGATGTCTAGACAAAGGAATACACTGTAAAGCAGTGTGCAGAGACACAGGTTGTGCTACTATCACTCCTCTGTAAGCCCATAGAGCCAGTCTTACTGTCACTGTTAAGTGCCATCTATTTTTCAGAGATAAACCCACCTGTGAGGTCCTCATGATGAACTAGTTGTAGGCATTTACAGTCATATGTGGTCTTCAGAGTTCTGACACATTACAGATCCATGGCAGCAGACAGGAGATGAACTGTTGGGAAGGGGCTAGCATAGAACAGTCTGCCACTTGGCCCCCATCAAGTCAAGTGGCAGGAAATGATGGTTATCATGGGTAGGGCGTGCTCAACTCCCACTCTTTGTTCTGGTGCTTCACTTAGGTTTGTTGTCAGCCTATTCACTAGAAAATACATAGAGCCACTAAATAATAGACAATTTACTTGGTTCTGCAGAGATTTCATGGTGTAACTTTACCTTTCCTTGTATTTTTGAGGACTCATTTCACCATGACCTCTTTTGAAGAAgatgaaactgaagaaacagcaaCATGCCTCCACATGACGTTTTACCATCCTTGCCAACAAGACAAGATGATGTTTCGTTGCTTGAATTTCTGTAAGCGAGAACAGGTCAGGGCAGATGAAATGGCCAAGTTTGGCCGTGATTCTAACGTCTGCCATTATAACTTAGTGGATACTCGTGTTTCTCGGATCCAGTTTTCACTGCAGTTCTACAGAAAACTTAACAGCtcagaattttgttttgagaTAAAGAACAtgagcaagaaaacaaagttgATGGTAAACCAAACAGAACTGGGTTACTTAAACAAAATTGATCTGCCATGGAAGTGCATCATTTGTTTTGGAGACTACCAGATTTTAGCAGAGATTCAAGAAGGAGAGGCCATGGATTATTTCGAGACTCACTTACACTTGGCTAAAGTGCCAATCTTACAAGAAAGTTGCCTGCCATCTCTGCACCCCATACCCGAGAAAGgcattttcccttccttgtCTCCTTCCCAAGGCAAAAGCCCCATAGAGATTGATGAAAATGAGTCATGCTAGCAGCAAGGAGGAAGCTGGATGAGTTTTTGAACATGTGAAGCCTGCACAATTTCAAGAGCTGAAGGCGATCATCTCAACCCACTGTTTCTAATGGTTCTCACTGCTGTATATCATCAGTCCCCTTACACACAATTTCCCATACAGACATACCAGGTGTCTCAATCCAATTACTGGAGGAGGTGGTTCGACATACGTACACTCGGAGGAAGATTAAGGCAGCAAGATGCCAAATGCTGTCAACTGACTTATTAATCTCAGACAAGGGCTGCTGAACAAGCTCTGAggcaaattttttttctaacttctcACACCGGGACATTACTTTGTTGAACAGAAACAGTGTGTCTGACACCGTGTTTATCAGGGCATACATGCTCTCTATTCACTATATAAACATGTCCATAGCAGCATATTCTATTCAAAACTGTGACTGCGTGCCTACAAGGTATATTTAGCAAGCGTTAATATTTTATGCAAGCAGAACAATGTCCTAGCCCCAGTACTGGTTAACTAAGGAGGGGTGTCATGTCTCACTACATTTGTTACACTTCGCATTTTGCTTCTGACATTAAATTCTGAACAGTATTTTCAAGCCTAGGTTGTAGCGTCCCAGATTTTGCAGCTTAGAAGCACTTTGTAAGGATAGCATTTTTAAGTTAATGTTTTTACTAACTTTGCACAGAGatttttctagtattttttaaatagatgaaaaaaatatatatgtatatatatattttttgcaagtAAGCTGTTTCTGAATGTAAATAAACATATAATGTTATGTAAAGATCCAGATAGATTTTGTAATAAAGCATTTGGTCAGCCAGTAAAGATTTGTTGTCTTCTGCACCTATAAAGTAAAAAGGCTTATGTGAATAAAATGACTTCCAGGACAATCCACCAGCAATATTCTAAAAGTGATGCTGCACCAAGAGTTAACTAAAACGCTTTGTGAGTTTTCTCCCTATTCTCTCTCTCCCCATGCCCCACCTCCATTAGTCtcttataattttattttcacttaagCTTTTGTTAGGGGCTCAGCATTTCATTATCACTTCTGTTTTGTCAAGTGTTTTAGACTGCTTGAATGAAACACTGGAAGGGCTCAGAGCAAAGCACTTTTAAGAGTTATCTATCTTATCCTCAAGCATTAACATCTACTGAGTAACTAAATTATCCCAAACGTTCAGAACACCCTCCAACTTTAAACTACTTCCAACCTCTAAGCTCTGTAATCTGCTACAGAGTAAACCTCTGCTACATACTGCTCTTGTTCCCACACACATCTGTCTGAGGAGTCCTAGAGTCAGGCTTACATTGAATGGGCTGTCAACCGTTCCCTTTAACCTCCCCAGAACTAGGAAAGCATTTCAACATTAGTCGTTACAATACAAAGAACCACAACATAATCCAAGATTAGTGGAAACAATCACAAATGAGAGAAGTTTGTGGAAGGGCAATGAGACCAAACCCAAGTTTTCATGGGATTTCATTTGTCTGTTTcatccttacaaaaaaaatgcCTCGTTGACAAATTTTCCACCTGTTGAACTAGCCTCTAACACTCACCCCTCTTACAGTCTTTAGGCTGGATGTGCAATGCAAAACTCAGTTGACACCTCTCAGCACCAATGCCTCTACCAGGTGCCCGGCCCCTCAGCCTAACAAAACCAACCCAGCAGGAATCACCAGGTCACCAGACCTGGTGCCACTGGCTGCTTGGCTTCCATATGCTTTCGTTATGAGTGTTCCTACTCTCTAATTAGAGAGAGTGGCAAATAGCCTACAAACGCAAACtgttcagaaaaagaacaagatgaAAACACATTCTGCAAGAAGCTCTTAAATTTAATAGCTTTTATGTGGAATCAACCTTTCATATAAAACGTGTGAGATTTCTTAAGTTCATTAATTTGGCAAGTGTCTGAGGGAAGAGGGAGTGTTCTGCATTCCCAAGGAACAGCTTTGTTCTTACGAATGCTTTTAAATGATTGCATGGTGACAAGCAAGTTCTTGTTTCGTACCGCTTGGGTCCTCAAAATCAGGTTGCTAGTACTACTGCTAAACAGTGTTATACAGTTCCTATACGCTGGCCCTGCCACACAGGACA
The Lagopus muta isolate bLagMut1 chromosome 4, bLagMut1 primary, whole genome shotgun sequence genome window above contains:
- the TIFA gene encoding TRAF-interacting protein with FHA domain-containing protein A is translated as MQHCTTPGFPDGSEPQCVQPACCSPALGRAATCQIRLPTASSHLASVLSGAQHVWATALCRTHFTMTSFEEDETEETATCLHMTFYHPCQQDKMMFRCLNFCKREQVRADEMAKFGRDSNVCHYNLVDTRVSRIQFSLQFYRKLNSSEFCFEIKNMSKKTKLMVNQTELGYLNKIDLPWKCIICFGDYQILAEIQEGEAMDYFETHLHLAKVPILQESCLPSLHPIPEKGIFPSLSPSQGKSPIEIDENESC